Proteins from a genomic interval of Spiroplasma endosymbiont of Lonchoptera lutea:
- the hrcA gene encoding heat-inducible transcriptional repressor HrcA produces the protein MLTIRQKEILKFIIDEYIQSAQPVSSKILIEKYKLPYSSATIRSECAFLEETGLLEKTHVSSGRIPASLGYRYYVDNLMDVRNGDNDIKQQLENIFANRQLAIEDIIEQTAEILSAMTNLITVVIGSNSQEDCLKKIELVPISEENAVAIFISEKGHVVNKTFNIKDVTLQDLVLAIELFNSRLIGTKLEDIKEKMQALQPILEKQVLKHEYILQSFINTLVSFKKREHSTHGLQYMLDNPEFNDVNKIKEIVRFIEDYSPWKQFIKTEKEQQEYNQENIHILIGNELGKQTDDIAVISTDYHTGNKQIGQLAVIGPKRIDYDKMSELLDWISRKIEESF, from the coding sequence ATGTTAACGATAAGACAAAAAGAAATATTGAAGTTTATTATTGATGAATATATTCAAAGTGCGCAACCAGTATCAAGTAAAATCTTAATTGAAAAGTATAAGTTACCTTATTCTTCAGCGACAATTCGTAGTGAGTGTGCGTTTTTAGAAGAGACAGGATTATTAGAAAAAACTCATGTTTCTAGTGGTCGGATACCAGCATCACTTGGTTATCGCTATTATGTTGATAATTTAATGGATGTTCGTAATGGTGATAATGATATTAAGCAACAATTAGAAAATATTTTTGCTAATCGGCAATTAGCTATTGAAGATATTATTGAACAAACAGCTGAAATATTAAGTGCGATGACTAATTTGATTACAGTAGTTATTGGTTCTAATTCGCAAGAAGATTGTTTGAAAAAAATTGAATTAGTGCCTATTAGTGAAGAAAATGCAGTTGCAATTTTTATTAGTGAAAAGGGACATGTTGTTAATAAGACTTTTAATATTAAAGATGTCACCTTGCAAGATTTAGTTTTAGCGATTGAATTATTTAATAGTCGTTTAATTGGTACAAAATTAGAAGATATTAAAGAAAAAATGCAAGCTTTACAACCAATATTGGAAAAACAAGTTTTGAAACATGAATATATTTTACAGTCATTTATTAATACTTTAGTTAGTTTTAAAAAGCGTGAACATTCAACACATGGTCTTCAATATATGTTAGATAATCCTGAATTTAATGATGTTAATAAAATTAAAGAAATTGTCCGATTTATTGAAGATTATTCGCCTTGAAAACAGTTTATAAAAACAGAAAAAGAACAGCAAGAATATAATCAAGAAAATATTCATATTCTTATTGGCAATGAACTAGGAAAACAAACAGATGATATTGCTGTTATTAGTACTGATTATCATACTGGTAATAAGCAAATTGGACAGTTAGCGGTAATTGGCCCTAAGCGTATTGATTATGATAAGATGTCAGAATTATTAGATTGAATATCACGCAAAATTGAAGAGAGTTTTTAA
- the grpE gene encoding nucleotide exchange factor GrpE has translation MNNDKQKELDNQNLNDVSGTTDDITKLQLEITNLKMLLETTENDKIRALADWDNARKQYDNDLKEVRKYRSQAMIVQLLPIMDNFERALNVKNVGADVKNFLQGFEMMINQLKVILTNEGVTEIDVKVGDMFNSHLHYAIEQVESDKYQPNEITKILQKGYHLYNRVLRVATVQVAKEKMINNNEENQENIEMKEEK, from the coding sequence ATGAATAATGATAAACAAAAAGAACTTGATAATCAAAATTTAAATGATGTTAGTGGAACAACGGATGATATTACCAAATTACAATTAGAAATTACAAATTTAAAAATGTTATTAGAAACAACTGAGAATGATAAAATTCGTGCTTTAGCTGATTGAGATAATGCAAGAAAACAATACGATAATGACCTCAAAGAAGTTAGAAAGTATCGTTCGCAAGCAATGATTGTGCAATTATTACCAATTATGGATAATTTTGAACGAGCATTAAATGTAAAAAATGTTGGTGCTGATGTTAAAAATTTTCTTCAAGGTTTTGAAATGATGATTAATCAATTAAAAGTAATTTTAACTAATGAAGGTGTTACTGAGATTGATGTTAAAGTTGGTGATATGTTTAATAGTCATTTGCATTATGCAATTGAACAAGTTGAAAGTGATAAATATCAACCAAATGAAATTACTAAAATTTTACAAAAAGGATATCATTTATATAATCGGGTTTTACGAGTTGCCACCGTACAGGTAGCAAAGGAAAAGATGATTAATAATAATGAAGAAAATCAAGAAAATATTGAAATGAAAGAGGAAAAATAA
- the dnaK gene encoding molecular chaperone DnaK, with translation MAKIIGIDLGTTNTCVAFMDGAEPRVIETPDGARTAPSVVAFKNEEILVGNSAKHQAVANINTIFSIKSKMGTDEKININGKDYTPEEISAKILSYVRDFSEKKLGEKITKAVITVPAYFNNAQRQATENAGKIAGFEVERIINEPTAAALAYGIDKVNKEQKILVYDLGGGTFDVSILELADGVFQVLATSGDNKLGGDDFDQIITDWLVADFKKETGIDLSKDKLAMQRVKEASEQAKKELSGSLQATISLSFISANESGPVHLQKTLTRAAFDKMTRLLVERTLKPVENALNDAKLKASALDQVLLVGGSTRIPAVQEAVKKILGKEPNRSINPDEVVALGAAIQGGIIAGDVKDILLLDVTPLSLGIETLGGVMTPLIPRNTTIPTSKSQVFSTADDNQPAVDIHVLQGERPMASDNKTLGRFQLSGIDKAPRGVPQIEVTFSIDVNGIVAVKAKDLKNNKEQSITIKSDEGLSETDIKRMVEEAEANKEADEARRKNVELVNKAQTYLHDIERGIEEGKEKVTEEQKTAMNDMKAEIEKLIKEEDYVGLEKKMTDLEQMMMQVAQFMQQQANSEAPEINEQENNDKKDDVIDAESNDSNVESSDEKK, from the coding sequence ATGGCAAAAATTATTGGAATAGATTTAGGAACAACAAATACTTGTGTGGCATTTATGGATGGTGCTGAACCAAGAGTAATTGAAACTCCAGATGGAGCCAGAACGGCACCGTCGGTAGTAGCATTTAAAAATGAAGAAATTCTTGTTGGAAATAGTGCAAAACACCAAGCAGTAGCGAATATTAATACTATTTTTTCAATTAAAAGTAAAATGGGAACTGACGAAAAAATTAATATTAATGGTAAAGACTATACACCAGAAGAAATTTCAGCAAAAATTTTAAGTTATGTGCGTGATTTTTCAGAAAAGAAACTTGGTGAAAAAATTACTAAAGCAGTAATTACGGTTCCAGCATATTTTAATAATGCGCAAAGACAAGCAACAGAAAATGCTGGTAAAATTGCTGGTTTTGAAGTTGAACGAATTATTAATGAACCAACAGCAGCGGCGTTAGCATATGGTATTGATAAAGTGAATAAAGAGCAAAAAATATTAGTTTATGATTTAGGAGGCGGAACTTTTGATGTTTCAATTTTGGAATTAGCTGATGGCGTTTTTCAAGTGTTAGCAACATCAGGTGATAATAAATTAGGTGGTGATGATTTTGATCAAATAATTACTGACTGATTAGTTGCTGACTTTAAAAAAGAAACTGGTATTGATTTATCAAAAGATAAATTGGCAATGCAACGAGTAAAAGAAGCTTCAGAACAAGCTAAAAAAGAATTATCTGGTAGTTTACAAGCAACAATTTCATTATCATTTATTTCAGCTAATGAATCAGGACCAGTACATTTACAAAAAACCTTAACACGAGCAGCATTTGATAAAATGACAAGATTATTAGTTGAACGAACTTTAAAACCTGTTGAAAATGCATTAAATGATGCCAAATTAAAAGCTAGTGCTTTAGATCAAGTTTTATTGGTGGGTGGTTCAACAAGAATTCCAGCTGTTCAAGAAGCAGTTAAAAAAATATTAGGGAAAGAACCTAATCGTAGTATTAATCCTGATGAAGTTGTTGCTTTGGGAGCTGCTATTCAAGGTGGAATTATTGCTGGTGATGTTAAAGATATTTTATTGTTAGATGTAACCCCATTGTCATTAGGAATTGAAACTTTAGGTGGTGTAATGACACCTTTAATTCCAAGAAATACAACAATTCCAACATCAAAGTCACAAGTATTTTCTACTGCTGATGATAATCAACCGGCTGTGGATATTCATGTTTTACAAGGTGAAAGGCCAATGGCTAGTGATAATAAGACTTTAGGTCGTTTTCAATTATCAGGAATTGATAAGGCACCAAGAGGAGTACCACAAATTGAAGTAACATTTTCAATTGATGTTAATGGTATTGTTGCGGTTAAAGCTAAAGACTTGAAAAATAATAAAGAACAATCAATTACAATTAAATCTGATGAAGGTTTAAGTGAAACAGATATTAAAAGAATGGTTGAAGAAGCAGAAGCTAATAAAGAAGCTGATGAAGCTCGTCGTAAAAATGTTGAGTTAGTAAATAAAGCCCAAACTTATTTACATGATATTGAACGAGGAATTGAAGAAGGCAAAGAAAAAGTGACTGAAGAACAAAAAACAGCGATGAATGATATGAAAGCAGAAATTGAAAAACTAATTAAAGAAGAAGATTATGTTGGTTTAGAGAAAAAAATGACTGACTTGGAACAAATGATGATGCAAGTAGCACAGTTTATGCAACAACAAGCTAATTCTGAAGCTCCAGAAATTAATGAACAAGAAAATAATGATAAAAAAGATGATGTTATTGATGCTGAATCTAATGATTCTAATGTTGAATCTAGTGATGAGAAGAAGTAA
- the dnaJ gene encoding molecular chaperone DnaJ has protein sequence MSTKNKRDFYEILGLSRNANNDDIKRAYRKLAKQYHPDVYKQSDAEAKIQEINEAYEVLSDSQKRQMYDQYGSADPNMFSGGQGFGNFEDMFGDIGSVFGDFFGDIFGGGQRTRQRHSQAHKGEDIFYRETISLKDAILGTTIQFKVNVNFPCDECHQTGAKTSGDVVKCSNCNGRGIEVTEQRTMLGIIRQERPCHSCHGIGEIIKNKCLQCKGKKFITKQETISLDVPKGIFSGQKVRVQEKGHYGLKGQSRGDVYIEIEVQKHAFFQRDDLDLLITIPISFIDAMLGTIIKVPTFEKTVEFKIPPKTKNNAVFTIPKMGSYHPLNSKKRGDIIVKIEIAFPKHLSKQQEKILQQLSDELDFNPNNEFIKKFK, from the coding sequence ATGAGCACTAAAAACAAGCGAGACTTTTATGAAATATTAGGTTTATCGCGTAATGCGAACAATGATGATATTAAACGCGCTTATCGTAAGTTAGCTAAGCAATATCATCCTGATGTATATAAACAAAGTGATGCTGAAGCTAAAATTCAAGAAATTAATGAAGCGTATGAAGTATTGTCTGATTCTCAAAAACGACAAATGTATGATCAATATGGCAGTGCTGACCCAAATATGTTTAGTGGTGGTCAAGGTTTTGGTAATTTTGAAGATATGTTTGGTGATATTGGTAGTGTTTTTGGTGATTTCTTTGGCGATATTTTTGGTGGTGGTCAAAGAACGCGACAACGACATTCACAAGCACATAAGGGTGAAGATATCTTTTATCGCGAAACTATTAGTTTAAAAGATGCAATTTTGGGAACAACGATTCAGTTTAAAGTTAATGTTAATTTTCCTTGTGATGAATGTCATCAAACAGGTGCTAAAACATCAGGAGATGTTGTAAAATGTTCAAATTGTAATGGTCGGGGGATTGAAGTTACTGAGCAAAGAACAATGTTAGGAATTATTAGACAAGAAAGACCTTGTCATTCTTGTCACGGAATTGGTGAAATTATTAAAAATAAATGTTTACAATGTAAAGGTAAAAAGTTTATTACTAAACAAGAAACCATTAGTCTTGATGTCCCCAAAGGAATTTTTTCTGGACAAAAAGTGCGTGTTCAAGAAAAGGGTCATTATGGACTTAAAGGACAATCTCGTGGAGATGTTTATATTGAAATTGAAGTTCAAAAGCATGCTTTTTTTCAGCGTGATGATTTAGATTTATTAATTACGATTCCAATATCTTTTATTGATGCAATGTTAGGGACAATCATTAAAGTTCCAACATTTGAGAAAACAGTAGAATTTAAAATTCCTCCTAAAACTAAAAATAATGCTGTTTTTACGATTCCTAAAATGGGAAGTTATCATCCTTTAAATAGTAAAAAACGCGGTGATATTATTGTTAAAATAGAAATTGCTTTTCCAAAGCATCTTTCAAAACAGCAAGAAAAGATTTTACAACAGTTAAGTGATGAATTAGATTTTAATCCTAACAATGAATTTATTAAAAAATTTAAATAG
- a CDS encoding Sapep family Mn(2+)-dependent dipeptidase → MESDINEQRFNDLFQTSLEEIKAIIKVPSFSNGEVNEQYPYGKNVHQVLEDVIDLGKKLGFKTKLGTQNRYGYIEYGAGKELIGILCHLDVVPPGDLSKWEFPPFEPTIKNDILYGRGVIDDKGPAIINLFALKYLVDEGFIPQKRIRLIFGITEETTWDSIKHYMNNEEKPKFAYTPDGYFPFVYAEKTILNLKIIEKNPQQDFTVNGGAVYNVTCDQAEYRGSQLETLITVLEQNKFLYKKQDNKVIVLGKAAHGSKPQEGINAGLQLVMALATINNDSKLVMWIAQQLRLDPNAINIFTNIEDESGKLTLNVGFIEMNSKTNFIGCDFRIPVHTDVNVILKKLEASLAPYNLVIEQVDLKEKLFFDKNSLIVKKLLNVYQQATNDMSQPLAIGGGTYARSMENCVAFGAIFDSNTSTEHQYNEQVLISDLKKAMKIYIQAIIALDSI, encoded by the coding sequence ATGGAATCAGATATTAATGAGCAGCGGTTTAATGATTTGTTTCAAACTTCTTTGGAAGAAATTAAAGCAATAATTAAAGTACCTTCATTTAGTAATGGTGAAGTTAATGAACAATATCCTTATGGAAAAAATGTTCATCAAGTATTAGAGGATGTTATTGATTTAGGTAAAAAACTTGGTTTTAAAACTAAATTAGGCACACAAAATCGTTATGGATATATTGAGTATGGTGCAGGTAAAGAATTAATTGGCATTTTATGTCATCTTGATGTTGTTCCCCCAGGTGATTTATCAAAATGAGAATTTCCTCCTTTTGAACCAACTATTAAAAATGATATTCTTTATGGTCGGGGAGTTATTGATGATAAAGGACCCGCCATTATAAATTTATTTGCTTTAAAATATTTAGTTGATGAAGGTTTTATTCCTCAGAAAAGAATTCGGTTAATTTTTGGGATTACCGAAGAAACAACATGAGATTCAATTAAGCATTATATGAATAATGAAGAAAAACCAAAATTTGCATATACTCCGGATGGTTATTTTCCGTTTGTCTATGCTGAAAAAACGATTTTAAATTTAAAAATTATTGAAAAAAATCCGCAACAAGATTTTACAGTAAATGGTGGTGCAGTCTATAATGTTACTTGTGATCAAGCAGAATATCGTGGTTCACAATTAGAAACACTAATTACGGTATTAGAACAAAATAAGTTTTTATATAAAAAACAAGATAATAAAGTTATTGTTTTAGGAAAAGCTGCTCATGGTTCAAAACCACAAGAGGGAATAAATGCGGGATTACAATTAGTAATGGCATTAGCAACAATTAATAATGATAGTAAATTAGTTATGTGAATTGCACAACAATTAAGATTAGACCCCAATGCTATTAATATTTTTACTAATATTGAAGATGAATCAGGCAAGTTAACTCTTAATGTTGGTTTTATTGAAATGAATTCAAAAACTAATTTTATTGGTTGTGATTTTAGAATTCCCGTTCATACAGATGTTAATGTAATTTTAAAGAAATTAGAAGCTTCATTAGCACCATATAATTTAGTAATTGAGCAAGTTGATTTAAAAGAAAAATTATTTTTTGATAAAAACTCATTAATTGTTAAAAAATTATTAAATGTTTATCAGCAAGCAACTAATGATATGTCGCAACCGTTAGCAATTGGTGGTGGGACTTACGCTCGGAGTATGGAAAATTGTGTTGCTTTTGGGGCTATTTTTGATAGTAATACTTCAACGGAACATCAATATAATGAACAAGTTTTAATTTCAGATTTAAAAAAAGCAATGAAAATTTATATTCAAGCAATTATTGCTTTGGATAGTATATAG
- a CDS encoding AbgT family transporter, translating into MEENINRQQRAWKKVSNGVNKGINKSLNGIEWLGNKLPKPFYLFIYLIIILMLVSLILSYALPDGVVLEKFYDRNTQQVVDKYQLKFFNLIGRDGIVWWLKNFISNFMGLATTGIVLLTTVFVGVADKSGFIDVSLRKVGSSLPKVILTPACIFLGCISSLAADAGYLILIPLAGTLYYRVGRHPLTGMAAVFAGVAGGFATSLIPGSVEFIMSSLTNDFLGKGSAYQVNPLSTYYFTLLLLFVFTLIGWFITEKVVDKRIIAHYPIAKRDDLQVNKNFHLDDQQRKAMWFVLGFVIIYIIGILLMTFIPQAPFNGFINNITNITPNKKLEPKDYQLTTHLVLIIGFLFLGIGITYGFAAKTFKTKDDIVNALVIGFKKTAPSLILFLVMTQFIAGFAQSGIDIALGYYIGSAINFNNTTLTLFVFILIVTIINLFIGSMSVKWGILGPIFVMALLKSQIHPAAAIAAYRVGDASTNMISPLMPYFPLIIIWAKEWIQPKQKEKFEIGSMMSIMFPYSLSFLLMGTIIFLLWSVTGLPVGVDGPIYIDVVSSDNIVKAIMLPRNLIYTVQSSL; encoded by the coding sequence ATGGAAGAAAATATTAATAGGCAGCAAAGGGCTTGAAAAAAAGTTAGTAATGGTGTTAATAAAGGAATTAATAAATCATTAAATGGTATTGAATGATTAGGAAATAAATTACCAAAACCATTTTATTTATTTATTTATTTGATTATTATTTTAATGTTAGTATCATTAATATTAAGTTATGCTTTACCTGATGGCGTTGTTTTAGAAAAATTTTATGATCGTAATACCCAGCAAGTAGTTGATAAATATCAACTAAAGTTTTTTAATCTTATTGGTCGTGATGGCATTGTATGATGATTAAAAAACTTTATTAGTAATTTTATGGGTTTAGCAACAACGGGAATTGTATTGTTAACAACAGTATTTGTTGGTGTGGCTGATAAATCAGGATTTATTGATGTTTCTTTAAGAAAAGTTGGTTCTAGTTTACCAAAAGTAATTTTAACTCCGGCTTGCATTTTTCTAGGATGTATTTCATCATTAGCCGCTGATGCTGGTTATTTAATTTTAATTCCCTTGGCAGGCACATTATATTATCGTGTTGGTAGACATCCTTTAACAGGAATGGCGGCAGTATTTGCTGGTGTTGCTGGTGGATTTGCAACATCACTTATTCCGGGAAGCGTTGAGTTTATAATGTCTTCATTAACAAATGATTTTTTAGGTAAAGGTTCTGCTTATCAAGTAAATCCATTATCAACTTATTATTTTACATTATTACTTTTATTTGTGTTTACATTAATTGGTTGATTTATTACTGAAAAAGTTGTTGATAAAAGAATTATTGCTCATTATCCAATTGCCAAAAGAGATGATTTGCAAGTTAATAAAAATTTTCATTTAGATGATCAACAACGAAAAGCAATGTGATTTGTTTTAGGATTTGTGATTATTTATATTATTGGAATATTATTAATGACTTTTATTCCCCAAGCACCATTTAATGGTTTTATTAATAATATTACTAATATTACTCCTAATAAAAAATTAGAACCGAAAGACTATCAATTAACGACACACTTAGTATTAATTATTGGGTTTTTATTTTTAGGTATTGGAATAACTTATGGTTTTGCTGCCAAGACATTTAAAACTAAAGATGATATTGTTAATGCTTTAGTTATTGGATTTAAAAAAACTGCTCCAAGTTTAATTTTATTTTTAGTTATGACACAGTTTATTGCTGGTTTTGCACAATCAGGAATTGATATTGCTTTAGGATATTATATTGGTTCAGCAATTAACTTTAATAATACAACATTAACTTTATTTGTCTTTATTTTAATCGTAACAATTATTAATTTATTTATTGGTTCAATGTCTGTTAAATGAGGGATTTTAGGGCCAATATTTGTAATGGCTTTATTAAAGTCACAAATTCATCCAGCGGCTGCAATTGCTGCTTATCGTGTTGGTGATGCTTCAACAAATATGATTTCACCACTAATGCCATACTTTCCTTTAATAATTATTTGAGCAAAAGAATGAATTCAACCAAAGCAAAAAGAGAAATTTGAAATTGGTTCAATGATGTCAATTATGTTTCCATATTCACTGTCTTTCTTATTAATGGGAACAATTATTTTTCTCCTTTGAAGTGTTACTGGACTTCCTGTTGGTGTTGATGGTCCAATTTATATTGATGTTGTTAGTAGTGATAATATCGTTAAAGCAATTATGTTACCAAGAAATTTAATTTATACTGTGCAGTCATCATTGTAA
- a CDS encoding IS3 family transposase — translation MGNKTSYSEEFKKQIVMLYKNDKSVINLKITIINNNKNKYSVRKICKILGLLKSTYYYQTNKCTKFDVNNYEQEVISAFNKSRKIYGARKIKAVLIRKNIILSRRKIRFIMIKNNLVSKYTKLKYCNHKKTVNNDEINNVLNRQFNDKKPNEVVVSDLTYVQVGTKWHYICLLIDLFNREVIGYSAGPNKTAELVQQAFHKITRPLNKITLFHTDRGNEFKNKIIDEILITFKIKRLDRLQ, via the coding sequence ATGGGAAATAAAACCTCATACTCTGAAGAATTTAAAAAACAAATTGTAATGCTATACAAAAATGACAAAAGTGTTATTAATTTAAAAATAACAATAATTAATAACAACAAAAATAAATATTCAGTGAGGAAAATATGTAAGATTTTAGGTTTACTAAAATCAACATATTATTATCAAACTAATAAATGCACCAAGTTTGATGTTAATAATTATGAACAAGAAGTTATCAGTGCATTTAATAAAAGTCGCAAGATTTATGGTGCTCGTAAAATTAAAGCTGTTTTAATAAGAAAAAATATCATTTTATCACGACGAAAAATCCGATTCATTATGATCAAAAATAATTTGGTTTCTAAATACACCAAGTTAAAATATTGTAATCATAAAAAAACAGTTAATAATGACGAAATTAATAATGTTTTAAATCGTCAATTTAATGACAAAAAACCAAATGAAGTTGTTGTTAGTGATTTAACATATGTTCAAGTTGGCACTAAATGACATTATATTTGTTTATTAATTGACTTGTTTAATCGCGAAGTAATTGGCTATAGTGCTGGACCAAATAAAACTGCTGAATTAGTTCAACAAGCTTTTCACAAGATAACACGACCATTAAATAAAATAACTTTATTTCATACTGATCGTGGTAATGAGTTTAAAAATAAAATTATTGATGAAATTTTAATAACCTTTAAAATTAAAAGATTGGATAGGCTACAATAA
- a CDS encoding IS30 family transposase — protein MGYKHLGIDERIYIENQLKFKVKISEIAKNLNRSISTINREVNRNKDNNHYFSLIAQNKAENRKQLHVYFHKFKNRELVKYVQQKLLLGWSPEQIYGRIKNFHQEWIISFKTIYNWIYSGLLEKVTSKNLRRKGKKRKSQENRGKFNGKSIKERNVNNRITLGHWEGDTVVSSRGKSKSCLITLVERTSRFTLAILVENRTTKVINKNISHYLSILPNNLVKTITFDRGKEFANWQQLEKNLNVKIYFADAYSPWQRGTNENTNGLIREKFPKKFNFSNTTKNAVHKFILSLNQRPRKILNYLSPIEYLVRKII, from the coding sequence ATGGGATACAAACATCTTGGCATAGATGAAAGAATTTATATTGAGAATCAATTGAAATTTAAAGTAAAAATTAGTGAAATAGCTAAAAATCTTAATCGAAGTATTAGTACTATTAATCGAGAAGTTAATAGAAATAAAGATAATAATCATTATTTTTCATTAATTGCACAAAATAAAGCAGAAAATAGAAAACAATTACATGTTTATTTTCATAAATTTAAAAATAGAGAATTAGTAAAATATGTACAACAAAAATTATTATTAGGTTGATCGCCTGAACAAATTTATGGCAGAATTAAAAATTTTCATCAAGAATGAATTATTAGTTTTAAAACAATTTACAATTGAATTTATTCTGGATTACTTGAAAAGGTTACTAGTAAAAATTTAAGAAGAAAAGGTAAGAAACGAAAATCTCAAGAAAATCGGGGTAAATTTAATGGTAAATCCATTAAAGAACGAAATGTTAATAATCGCATAACTCTTGGCCATTGAGAAGGTGATACTGTAGTATCATCACGAGGTAAAAGTAAATCATGTTTAATAACTTTAGTTGAAAGAACATCAAGATTTACTTTAGCAATATTAGTTGAAAATAGAACTACTAAAGTTATTAACAAAAATATTAGTCATTATTTATCAATTCTTCCAAATAATCTTGTTAAGACTATAACATTTGATAGGGGTAAAGAATTTGCTAATTGACAACAACTTGAAAAAAATTTAAATGTGAAAATTTATTTTGCTGATGCATATTCACCTTGACAAAGAGGTACTAATGAAAATACTAATGGTTTAATTAGAGAAAAATTTCCTAAAAAATTTAATTTTTCAAACACTACTAAAAATGCAGTTCATAAATTTATATTGTCTTTAAACCAAAGACCAAGAAAAATACTAAATTATCTTTCGCCAATCGAATATTTGGTTAGAAAAATAATTTAG
- a CDS encoding holo-ACP synthase codes for MAVKMIKGVGIDIVSIKRMQLKKSFINKVLHLEEISYLQTIKSETEKKQFLAGRWALKEALYKAINNVNEVLIFCEVNIQLVNKQLQWIGFEHNSWLSISHEKEYAVGMAILTL; via the coding sequence ATGGCAGTAAAAATGATTAAAGGTGTGGGAATTGATATTGTTAGCATTAAACGAATGCAATTAAAAAAATCATTTATTAATAAAGTATTACATTTAGAAGAAATTAGTTATTTACAAACAATTAAAAGTGAAACCGAAAAAAAACAATTTTTAGCAGGAAGATGAGCATTAAAAGAAGCATTGTATAAAGCAATAAATAATGTTAATGAGGTTTTAATTTTTTGTGAAGTTAATATTCAATTAGTAAATAAGCAATTACAATGGATTGGATTTGAACATAATAGTTGATTATCAATTAGTCATGAAAAAGAATATGCCGTTGGTATGGCAATATTAACATTATAA
- a CDS encoding single-stranded DNA-binding protein, with protein sequence MLNNLVLVGRIVNPPEIIHNQTGERTSKMMRLTISVTRPFKNKLGHYDEDYLVIKVWNNLIADIVSFLVIDTMIAIKARIQSFQYKDNENHYLEIIADRIMRVGHYILE encoded by the coding sequence ATGTTAAATAATCTTGTTTTAGTAGGAAGAATTGTTAATCCGCCAGAAATTATTCATAATCAAACTGGTGAAAGAACATCAAAAATGATGCGATTAACTATTAGTGTAACCCGACCTTTTAAAAATAAGTTAGGTCATTATGATGAAGATTATCTTGTTATTAAAGTATGAAATAATTTAATTGCTGATATCGTATCATTTTTAGTAATTGATACGATGATTGCTATTAAAGCTAGAATTCAATCATTTCAATATAAAGATAATGAGAATCATTATTTGGAAATTATTGCTGATCGCATTATGCGGGTTGGTCATTATATTCTTGAATAA